One genomic window of Solanum stenotomum isolate F172 chromosome 9, ASM1918654v1, whole genome shotgun sequence includes the following:
- the LOC125878019 gene encoding leucine-rich repeat extensin-like protein 4 has protein sequence MASFSFPITTTAFVILLLSLTSNVFNNSAAKHSHSSSVKGIKNPRLQKAYIALQAWKRVIYSDPNNFTSTWVGPSVCNYTGIYCAPFPNNTKLQVVAGIDLNHADIAGFLPEELGLLNDLALLHLNSNRFCGILPLSLSNLTLLHELDLSNNRFVGPFPNVVLSLPSLKYLDLRYNEFEGPLPPPLFSKDLDAIFVNNNRLTNVIPSNLGSSSASVVVFANNYFGGCLPPSIANFANTLEELLLTNTSLSGCLPPEVGFLYKLKVLDVSNNKLAGTIPYTIAGLAHLELLNLAHNMFSGTVPEGICVLPKLSNFTFSYNYFCEEQGICSNLTSKGIVYDDRRNCLPEKPLQRSKKECDAVDEHPIDCLAFHCGT, from the coding sequence ATGGCTTCATTTTCCTTTCCCATTACCACTACTGCCTTTGTTATCTTGCTTCTAAGTCTTACCTCCAATGTGTTCAACAACTCAGCAGCCAAACACAGCCATTCCTCCTCCGTTAAGGGCATAAAAAACCCGAGGCTGCAAAAAGCCTACATTGCTCTCCAAGCTTGGAAACGTGTTATCTACTCTGATCCTAACAACTTCACCTCTACTTGGGTTGGCCCTTCAGTCTGCAACTACACTGGCATATATTGCGCGCCATTCCCTAATAACACCAAACTCCAAGTTGTTGCTGGCATTGATCTGAACCATGCTGATATAGCCGGTTTCCTACCTGAGGAACTCGGTCTTCTCAATGACTTAGCGTTGCTGCACCTAAACAGCAATCGCTTCTGTGGAATCCTCCCACTCTCTTTATCCAACCTCACTCTCTTGCATGAGCTTGATCTCAGTAACAACAGATTCGTAGGACCTTTTCCTAACGTTGTCCTCTCTCTGCCTTCCTTGAAATATCTTGATCTTCGCTACAATGAGTTTGAAGGGCCATTGCCTCCTCCACTCTTTAGCAAAGATCTCGATGCTATTTTCGTTAACAATAACCGTTTAACTAACGTGATCCCTTCAAATTTAGGATCAAGCTCTGCTTCTGTTGTGGTTTTTGCTAATAACTACTTTGGAGGATGCTTACCACCAAGCATAGCCAACTTTGCAAACACCTTAGAAGAGTTGCTCCTTACTAATACTAGCTTATCAGGGTGTTTGCCTCCTGAAGTGGGATTTTTGTACAAGCTAAAAGTTCTTGATGTGAGCAACAACAAGTTAGCAGGGACAATACCTTATACTATTGCTGGTTTAGCTCACTTGGAGCTACTAAATTTAGCACATAACATGTTTAGTGGAACTGTACCAGAGGGAATATGTGTATTACCTAAGCTCTCAAACTTCACATTCTCTTATAACTATTTCTGTGAGGAGCAAGGTATTTGCAGCAACTTGACATCAAAGGGCATAGTGTACGATGATCGTCGAAATTGTTTGCCAGAAAAGCCTCTTCAGAGAAGCAAGAAGGAATGTGATGCTGTGGATGAGCATCCCATTGACTGTTTAGCATTTCATTGTGGCACTTGA